In one Campylobacter showae CSUNSWCD genomic region, the following are encoded:
- a CDS encoding mannose-1-phosphate guanylyltransferase/mannose-6-phosphate isomerase, with the protein MTNVILCGGSGTRLWPLSRTLMPKQFIRLFNEKSLFDLTLRRNVYAQKTIIVCNEAHYFLALDECGSKKIDKFILEPFGKNTAAAITFAALCCDEDEILLVTPSDHLIEEEAEYKKALLIAQSYANQGFLVTFGIKPNEPNTGYGYIKADKNGDVERFIEKPNLETATKFIKEGGYYFNSGMFCFKAGVFLSEMKKYAPSIVKDVTAAIEGSADEPNLLKISPNFMDKIEDISIDYALMQKSLNIKMVPLDAGWSDMGSFDELSKKIKNEGESLQIGASENFILTKKPTALVDVQNLLVVDTKDALLIAKKGSSQKVKEVYKHFSNSLPEICETHTSVYRPWGSYEVLGEGSGYKMKKIVVKPGKRLSLQKHFKRNEHWVVVEGEALVTIDGNEAPLKQNESIYIKSGQIHRLENTANSDLIVIEVQTGEYLGEDDIVRISDDYDRK; encoded by the coding sequence ATGACAAACGTTATACTTTGCGGAGGTTCGGGCACGAGGCTTTGGCCGTTATCGCGAACATTGATGCCAAAGCAATTCATTAGGCTTTTTAACGAAAAATCGCTCTTTGACCTTACGCTTAGACGCAACGTGTACGCGCAAAAAACGATCATCGTTTGCAACGAGGCGCACTACTTTTTGGCGCTTGACGAATGCGGTAGTAAAAAAATAGATAAATTTATTCTTGAGCCATTTGGTAAAAACACCGCCGCGGCGATTACTTTTGCGGCGCTTTGTTGCGATGAGGACGAAATTTTGCTCGTTACTCCGAGCGATCATTTGATCGAGGAGGAGGCCGAATACAAAAAGGCTCTTTTGATCGCGCAAAGCTATGCAAATCAGGGTTTTTTGGTGACGTTTGGCATAAAACCTAACGAACCAAACACGGGCTACGGCTACATCAAGGCCGATAAAAATGGTGACGTAGAGCGATTTATCGAAAAGCCCAACCTTGAAACCGCGACGAAATTTATAAAAGAGGGCGGATATTATTTTAACAGCGGTATGTTTTGCTTTAAGGCGGGCGTGTTTTTAAGCGAGATGAAAAAATACGCGCCAAGTATCGTAAAAGACGTTACTGCGGCGATAGAGGGCTCGGCGGACGAACCGAATTTGCTAAAAATAAGTCCGAATTTTATGGATAAGATCGAAGATATCAGCATCGACTATGCGCTAATGCAAAAAAGCTTAAATATCAAAATGGTGCCGCTGGATGCGGGCTGGAGCGATATGGGCAGCTTTGATGAGCTGAGTAAAAAGATAAAAAACGAGGGCGAGTCGTTGCAAATTGGCGCGAGCGAAAATTTCATCCTAACTAAAAAACCGACCGCACTAGTAGACGTGCAAAATTTGCTCGTAGTAGACACCAAAGACGCGCTTTTGATCGCTAAAAAAGGTAGCTCGCAAAAGGTAAAAGAGGTTTATAAGCACTTTTCAAATTCATTGCCTGAAATTTGCGAAACGCACACGAGCGTATATCGTCCGTGGGGCAGCTATGAGGTGCTGGGTGAGGGTAGCGGCTACAAGATGAAAAAGATCGTGGTTAAGCCCGGCAAAAGGCTGAGTCTGCAAAAGCACTTTAAGCGAAACGAGCACTGGGTCGTCGTCGAGGGCGAGGCGTTAGTAACGATAGACGGCAACGAAGCACCACTAAAACAAAACGAGTCGATATATATAAAAAGCGGGCAGATTCACCGACTGGAAAATACGGCAAACTCCGATCTCATCGTCATAGAAGTGCAAACGGGCGAGTATCTGGGTGAGGACGATATAGTTCGTATCAGCGACGACTACGATAGAAAGTAG
- a CDS encoding phosphomannomutase/phosphoglucomutase has protein sequence MIDEIFREYDIRGIYERDLNEISVKAIGLNLGREMLRRGAKNVSVGFDARLSANEIFGWLVSGLNLAGIKVYDIGLLPTPVGYFSVFTDKFDANIMITGSHNPKEYNGFKITIFKDSYFGEDLQKLKIAVLDDITAKTQIPDDLRAEKFDIATPYKNFLIEQFAHLKALPLKIVIDCANGAVGAVLPEICEALNLDAKILYPQPDGNFPNHHPDPSEEKNLTDLKSALKGEFDIGFGFDGDGDRIAVLTKKRNIKGDELAYLYSLAMKNPRVLGEVKCSQNMYDEIDAHGGKSFMGKTGHSNIKKAMKELNIDMAAEVSGHIFFKERYFGFDDATYAMFRALELVAKGFNLDGELDKLPKVFSTDEIKVKTTDAQKFKLVAKLKEVLVEIYENGDAQNLLAGLGKIAEIIDIDGVRVRFEDGSWALVRASNTTPVIVTRFETKDQNLLTRLQETFLNLVENLKQKA, from the coding sequence ATGATAGATGAAATTTTTAGAGAATATGATATACGCGGTATTTACGAGCGTGATTTAAATGAAATCAGCGTCAAAGCGATCGGGTTAAATTTGGGTCGAGAGATGCTACGCCGAGGCGCAAAAAACGTTAGCGTAGGATTTGACGCTAGACTAAGTGCGAATGAGATTTTCGGCTGGCTAGTTAGCGGGCTAAATTTGGCTGGGATCAAAGTCTACGATATCGGCTTGCTACCGACTCCGGTAGGGTATTTTAGCGTGTTTACGGACAAATTTGACGCAAATATAATGATAACCGGTTCTCATAATCCAAAAGAGTACAACGGCTTTAAAATCACGATTTTTAAAGATAGTTATTTCGGCGAGGATTTGCAAAAGCTAAAAATCGCCGTACTGGATGATATCACGGCAAAAACGCAAATACCTGATGATCTGAGGGCTGAAAAATTCGATATCGCGACCCCTTATAAAAATTTTCTTATAGAGCAGTTCGCGCATCTAAAAGCCTTACCGCTTAAAATCGTCATTGACTGCGCAAACGGCGCAGTTGGAGCGGTACTGCCCGAAATTTGCGAGGCGTTAAATTTGGATGCGAAAATTTTATATCCACAGCCCGACGGCAACTTCCCAAACCATCACCCAGATCCAAGTGAGGAGAAAAACTTAACCGATCTAAAATCTGCGCTAAAGGGCGAATTTGACATAGGGTTTGGCTTTGACGGCGACGGCGACCGTATCGCGGTTTTAACCAAAAAACGCAACATAAAAGGCGACGAGCTAGCCTATCTATATAGCCTCGCGATGAAAAATCCGCGAGTTCTCGGCGAGGTCAAATGCTCGCAAAATATGTACGACGAGATCGACGCTCACGGCGGTAAAAGCTTCATGGGCAAGACCGGCCACAGCAACATCAAAAAGGCGATGAAAGAGCTAAATATCGACATGGCGGCCGAAGTGAGCGGGCATATTTTCTTTAAGGAGCGGTATTTTGGCTTTGACGATGCGACATATGCGATGTTTCGCGCGCTAGAGCTGGTCGCAAAGGGCTTTAACCTAGACGGTGAGCTAGATAAACTGCCAAAAGTCTTTAGCACCGACGAGATCAAGGTAAAGACGACTGACGCACAGAAATTTAAGCTTGTGGCAAAGCTAAAAGAGGTTTTGGTTGAAATTTACGAAAATGGCGACGCGCAAAATTTGCTAGCAGGCCTAGGTAAAATAGCCGAAATCATCGACATAGACGGTGTTAGAGTGAGGTTTGAGGATGGTAGCTGGGCGCTAGTACGAGCCTCAAATACGACGCCTGTTATCGTTACGAGATTTGAGACCAAGGATCAAAATTTACTGACGCGGCTTCAAGAAACATTTTTAAATTTGGTCGAAAATTTAAAGCAAAAGGCGTAA
- a CDS encoding PBECR2 nuclease fold domain-containing protein gives MVNKLKSRIPYLGNNQALKNHIANALRNAGDLNVVIKNIDAIPKENMDSLTKTGLEKFKNEIIPEVRQIIKETQGETAEQGSKLEQAGAKQEAVKGEAKNQQFNNTNVDYTSAVKNIVERKELALRLDPKADILSAVKDFSKPIKTPIFTSKISVDKMLNHLADKIDGDRRLEYINLVKPTLEKPLFITQESISGAQRFRFFKTFIDEKDKVVKFLNVVEDKNGELIEITATPIKNTDLKNLLKGKVIWGGDTLSDLSTPQTAKQGSEADKAIIPQNSAKNELEIKTYANPHVGAGLAGGTLNAKDENGNFDAEKFAKGFIYGLFGSKVTAATLKKTNPKLYDQIVNVGKDKAGKEKISSFVNKLKQDELGKLLQKTITNKDLSTKTKIEIIEAAKGRYAQAIKNEQTKKAIEASAQKGRDMTPIGRENLNAEIVEYVWNSKKTIAVDKLDAKRAKELNFKHPQDVRRTIGADAVTHVINRHGKDSDLVKKSGQKPVTFEDIAKWEEYADNASISAVSKDKSGQEVVVSGRQINGYYVIVEEIKKKRNELAFKTMFFEKGDIKNYKGFALGTD, from the coding sequence ATGGTAAATAAGCTAAAATCCCGCATACCTTATCTAGGCAATAACCAAGCCCTAAAAAACCACATCGCAAATGCGCTAAGAAATGCGGGCGATCTAAATGTAGTGATTAAAAATATCGACGCTATCCCTAAAGAGAATATGGATAGCCTAACAAAAACAGGGCTTGAAAAATTCAAAAACGAAATAATCCCTGAGGTAAGACAGATCATAAAAGAAACGCAAGGCGAAACAGCCGAGCAAGGAAGTAAGCTAGAGCAAGCCGGAGCAAAGCAAGAAGCCGTAAAGGGCGAAGCTAAAAATCAACAATTTAACAATACAAATGTAGATTATACTTCAGCCGTAAAAAATATCGTCGAAAGAAAGGAATTAGCCTTGAGGCTAGACCCAAAGGCCGATATATTATCTGCCGTTAAGGACTTTTCTAAGCCGATAAAAACGCCGATTTTTACTTCCAAAATTTCAGTCGATAAGATGCTAAACCATTTGGCCGATAAGATTGACGGCGACAGGAGGCTAGAATACATAAATTTAGTTAAACCGACTCTGGAAAAACCGCTGTTTATTACTCAAGAAAGTATAAGCGGCGCGCAAAGATTTAGATTTTTCAAAACTTTTATAGACGAAAAAGATAAGGTTGTAAAATTTTTAAACGTCGTAGAGGATAAAAACGGCGAACTAATCGAAATAACCGCTACGCCTATTAAAAATACAGATTTAAAAAACTTACTGAAAGGTAAAGTGATTTGGGGTGGGGACACACTCTCCGATCTAAGCACCCCACAAACAGCCAAACAAGGATCGGAAGCTGATAAGGCTATTATACCACAAAATTCGGCTAAAAACGAACTGGAAATAAAAACCTATGCTAACCCTCACGTAGGAGCAGGCCTAGCGGGCGGAACTCTAAACGCTAAAGACGAAAACGGGAACTTTGACGCGGAGAAATTCGCTAAAGGTTTTATATACGGGCTTTTTGGCTCAAAGGTAACGGCGGCTACCCTAAAAAAGACGAACCCTAAACTATACGATCAGATAGTAAATGTCGGGAAAGATAAAGCGGGTAAAGAAAAAATATCAAGTTTCGTAAACAAACTAAAGCAAGACGAGCTAGGCAAGCTACTACAAAAGACTATAACGAATAAAGACCTAAGCACGAAAACAAAAATAGAGATAATAGAGGCGGCAAAAGGTAGATACGCTCAGGCAATAAAAAACGAACAAACCAAAAAGGCGATAGAAGCTAGCGCGCAAAAGGGGCGAGATATGACGCCTATCGGCAGAGAGAATCTAAACGCGGAGATAGTAGAATACGTGTGGAACTCAAAGAAAACTATTGCCGTAGATAAGCTAGATGCTAAAAGGGCTAAAGAGTTGAATTTTAAACATCCGCAAGATGTAAGGCGAACCATAGGCGCAGACGCCGTAACTCACGTCATCAATAGGCACGGTAAAGATAGTGATCTAGTAAAAAAGAGCGGGCAAAAACCCGTAACCTTTGAGGATATTGCAAAATGGGAGGAGTATGCCGATAATGCGTCGATAAGCGCGGTTTCAAAGGATAAATCAGGGCAGGAAGTAGTAGTTAGCGGTAGGCAAATAAACGGCTACTACGTAATAGTCGAGGAAATTAAGAAAAAAAGAAATGAGCTTGCGTTTAAAACAATGTTTTTTGAAAAAGGAGATATAAAAAACTACAAAGGCTTCGCGCTGGGGACGGACTAA
- a CDS encoding glycosyltransferase family 4 protein, which produces MKKALVCDWLETYAGAERCVQSFTDIWDDFEIFSLVDYLKFDDRQKILKGKFARTSFIQNLPFAKSKFRSYLPLFPLAIEQFDLSKFDVVLSSSHAVAKGALTHSNQLHISYIHTPMRYAWDMYFDYLRQNELERGLKAALARYFLHKIRLWDIAAANRADVYVANSNFIARRIRKIYGKDAAVIYPPVDTANFKLNENKEDFYVTVSRMVPYKKIDLIVRAFNESGKKLVVVGDGEQMNEIKNIAKSNVEILGFRGAHETAELMGRAKAFVFAAVEDFGIAPVEAQACGTPVICLGKGGAKESVMDGVTGVYFSEQSEDSLNEAVVKFKKIRDKFDPQAIRQNALKFSKERFEREIKGLVESSYERFLEGEL; this is translated from the coding sequence ATGAAAAAAGCTCTGGTTTGCGACTGGCTAGAAACCTATGCCGGAGCTGAGCGTTGCGTGCAGAGTTTTACGGATATTTGGGATGATTTTGAGATTTTTAGCCTTGTTGATTACCTTAAATTCGACGATAGGCAAAAGATTTTAAAAGGTAAATTTGCTCGAACCAGTTTTATTCAAAATTTACCGTTTGCAAAGAGCAAATTTAGGAGCTATCTGCCGCTTTTTCCGCTAGCGATAGAGCAGTTTGATCTGAGCAAATTTGACGTCGTGCTGTCTAGTTCGCACGCCGTAGCAAAGGGCGCTTTGACGCATTCAAACCAGCTTCATATAAGCTACATACACACTCCGATGCGCTACGCTTGGGATATGTATTTTGACTATTTGCGTCAAAACGAACTAGAACGCGGACTAAAAGCGGCGCTAGCTAGATATTTTTTACATAAAATCCGCTTGTGGGATATCGCTGCGGCAAACAGAGCCGACGTTTACGTCGCAAATTCAAATTTTATTGCGCGCCGCATACGTAAAATTTACGGCAAAGACGCCGCCGTGATCTACCCGCCCGTAGATACCGCAAATTTTAAATTAAACGAAAATAAAGAGGACTTTTACGTCACGGTTTCAAGGATGGTGCCTTATAAAAAGATCGATTTAATCGTGCGCGCCTTTAACGAAAGCGGCAAAAAGCTAGTCGTCGTGGGTGACGGCGAGCAGATGAATGAAATCAAAAATATCGCTAAAAGCAATGTCGAAATTTTAGGCTTCAGGGGTGCGCACGAGACTGCGGAGTTGATGGGTAGAGCAAAAGCCTTCGTCTTTGCTGCCGTGGAGGATTTTGGTATAGCGCCCGTGGAAGCTCAGGCCTGCGGTACGCCAGTCATCTGTCTGGGTAAGGGCGGCGCGAAAGAGAGCGTGATGGACGGCGTCACGGGCGTTTATTTTAGCGAGCAAAGCGAAGATAGCCTAAACGAAGCGGTTGTAAAATTTAAAAAAATAAGAGATAAATTTGATCCGCAAGCGATCAGGCAAAATGCGCTAAAATTTTCAAAAGAGCGCTTTGAGCGAGAGATAAAGGGGCTCGTGGAGAGTAGTTACGAAAGATTTTTGGAGGGTGAGCTATGA
- a CDS encoding acyltransferase family protein: protein MFGYIRFILAYFVLLSHAGIGLAGKNIGVFAVVIFYILAGLVTSKVFIKIAPQNTQISYFIKDRFLRIYPAFFFAFVLTVLFFCATSYLQPHFNAKNLLLNALIVPLNYFFWLDISVIDAPVGLNFLIPPAWSLGAELQAYALLVLAIKFRWLGYALALGSLGVYAAANLGFINADIYGYRLVCGVFFMFYTGFLIYQKELGKLTVFYAAVAALAGYLFYSHNFSAFGAETMLGYLIGAAIVLAHEKFKFKLKFNDIAGSLSYAIFITHFLFIWLSEFLLGNVNLAFVTTASIIFGFINFYLIEQKINKIRFRKQA from the coding sequence ATGTTTGGTTATATTAGATTTATTTTAGCGTATTTCGTATTACTCTCGCACGCTGGCATCGGGCTAGCGGGCAAAAACATCGGCGTCTTCGCCGTCGTGATATTTTATATCCTGGCAGGACTCGTCACATCAAAGGTTTTTATCAAAATCGCGCCGCAAAACACTCAAATAAGCTACTTTATAAAAGATAGATTTTTGCGCATTTATCCCGCATTTTTCTTTGCGTTTGTACTCACGGTGCTATTTTTTTGCGCGACGTCGTATCTGCAGCCGCATTTTAATGCAAAAAACTTGCTTCTAAATGCGCTTATCGTGCCTCTAAACTACTTTTTTTGGCTTGACATTTCCGTCATAGATGCGCCCGTGGGGCTAAATTTCCTCATACCGCCGGCTTGGTCGCTAGGAGCCGAGCTTCAGGCATATGCCCTGCTCGTACTTGCGATCAAATTTAGATGGCTAGGCTACGCTCTAGCCCTTGGTTCGCTAGGAGTTTACGCAGCGGCGAATTTGGGCTTTATAAATGCCGACATTTACGGATATAGGCTTGTTTGCGGCGTATTTTTTATGTTTTACACGGGATTTTTGATATATCAAAAAGAGCTTGGCAAGCTCACCGTTTTTTACGCAGCGGTAGCGGCGCTGGCGGGCTATCTTTTTTACTCGCACAATTTTAGCGCTTTTGGCGCAGAGACGATGCTTGGATACTTGATTGGCGCAGCCATCGTTCTAGCGCATGAGAAGTTTAAATTTAAGCTCAAATTTAACGATATCGCAGGCTCGCTTTCATACGCGATCTTTATCACCCATTTTCTTTTTATTTGGCTCAGCGAGTTTTTACTAGGAAATGTAAATTTAGCTTTTGTAACGACTGCTTCGATTATATTTGGATTTATAAATTTCTATCTTATTGAACAAAAGATAAACAAAATAAGATTTAGAAAGCAAGCTTAA
- the ybaK gene encoding Cys-tRNA(Pro) deacylase, whose protein sequence is MVHKTNAARFLDGKNIPYELVEYEVDESDLSAVHVAAVCGEQIEKIYKTIVCECEPRGYVVACIQGDLSLNLKALARLSGHKKCELLNLRELEKVTGYIRGGCSPIAMKKAFETFFDERILKQDYVYVSAGVCGKQIKIAPQSLVEAVNAKLGDVAV, encoded by the coding sequence ATGGTACATAAAACAAATGCCGCGAGGTTTTTAGACGGTAAAAATATCCCCTACGAGCTAGTTGAATACGAAGTGGACGAGAGCGATCTAAGCGCCGTTCACGTAGCTGCCGTTTGTGGCGAGCAAATAGAAAAAATATATAAAACCATCGTCTGCGAATGCGAGCCTAGAGGCTATGTCGTAGCTTGCATACAGGGCGATTTGAGCTTAAATTTAAAGGCTCTGGCTAGACTTAGCGGGCATAAAAAATGCGAGCTTTTAAACTTAAGAGAACTTGAAAAAGTGACTGGCTATATCAGGGGTGGCTGCTCGCCGATAGCGATGAAAAAGGCGTTTGAGACGTTTTTTGACGAGAGGATTTTAAAGCAAGACTACGTCTACGTAAGTGCCGGGGTGTGCGGAAAACAGATCAAAATTGCGCCTCAAAGCTTGGTAGAAGCTGTCAACGCAAAGCTTGGAGATGTCGCCGTTTAG
- a CDS encoding sugar transferase, which translates to MSLRSKILLKAAIDYVVVVATAPIWLAVVAVIAAVIKINEPGESIFFKQKRIGRFGKPFSCYKFRSMHKNWRKILDDYLEQNPAEVEHFAKFHKYEFDPRITKVGGFIRCTSLDELPQLFNVLRLEMSLVGPRPYMFYEKKQIGKNLGKITRVRPGLTGLWQVSGRNEISFDERVKMECAYVDNLSIFRDFLILFRTIFVVLK; encoded by the coding sequence ATGAGTCTGCGCTCTAAAATTTTGCTAAAAGCCGCGATCGATTACGTCGTCGTTGTCGCTACTGCGCCGATTTGGCTTGCGGTCGTCGCTGTTATAGCAGCGGTCATAAAGATAAACGAGCCCGGCGAGAGCATTTTTTTCAAACAAAAACGAATAGGGCGTTTTGGCAAGCCGTTTAGCTGCTATAAATTTAGATCGATGCATAAAAATTGGCGTAAAATTTTAGACGATTATCTCGAGCAAAATCCCGCAGAGGTCGAGCATTTTGCAAAATTTCATAAATACGAATTTGACCCGCGCATAACAAAAGTCGGTGGATTTATCAGGTGTACTTCGCTTGATGAGCTGCCGCAGCTTTTTAACGTCCTTAGGCTTGAGATGAGTTTGGTCGGACCTCGTCCGTATATGTTTTACGAAAAAAAACAAATCGGTAAAAATTTAGGCAAGATAACAAGGGTCAGGCCGGGGCTTACGGGGCTTTGGCAGGTGAGCGGCAGGAATGAAATCTCCTTTGACGAGCGTGTGAAAATGGAGTGTGCATACGTCGATAATCTTTCGATTTTTAGGGATTTTTTGATACTTTTTCGTACGATTTTCGTGGTTTTAAAATAA